In Fulvia fulva chromosome 10, complete sequence, a single window of DNA contains:
- a CDS encoding Ecp46 — MAPISQYLATCFFLISIASCAPMPEIVQRDDVYDVIQRFKKTITEDPSHITDTWNGVNKNIKHGSEPEIPGTETKKENVNVNKSENGQEANDEDGLKRENEQEANDEDGLKGQKGLESNHEGWSKGQEGVDEDTCSQKAGFKGKHHSSGEHSTVNFGDLCGGGV, encoded by the exons ATGGCGCCTATCAGTCAATACCTAGCCACATGTTTCTTTTTGATAAGCATTGCCTCTTGCGCCCCTATGCCAGAAATCGTACAGCGGGACGACGTGTATGATGTTATCCAGCGCTTCAAGAAAACAATCACTGAAGATCCGAGCCACATCACGGACACA TGGAACGGTGTCAACAAGAACATAAAGCACGGAAGCGAACCCGAGATTCCGGGGACAGAAACGAAGAAGGAGAATGTGAATGTGAATAAGAGTGAGAACGGACAAGAGGCAAATGATGAGGACGGGCTGAAGAGAGAGAATGAACAGGAGGCAAATGATGAGGACGGGCTGAAGGGACAGAAGGGACTGGAGTCAAATCATGAGGGCTGGTCGAAGGGACAGGAGGGAGTTGATGAGGACACATGTAGCCAAAAGGCCGGGTTTAAGGGTAAACATCACTCATCAGGAGAACACTCGACGGTCAATTTTGGTGATCTGTGCGGCGGAGGGGTTTGA